DNA sequence from the Malus domestica chromosome 11, GDT2T_hap1 genome:
CAGGAATTTCAATCatgtttgttaatttttctttcaGTTATCTTACCACTACGACAAACTATCACATTCATGTTCTTCAATATATATTTTGCCGTGCGTGGAGTCCGACTCGTTTTCTGAGCACCCAGGAGTTCGCCTCGTTCTAAATGTGCAGAGCCCGCATAGTCTTGTGTGTTCTAAGTTCACCTTGTTCTGCATGTGATGAGGTGTCCGCATCGTTTTATGTGCCAGAAGCCCATCCCTTTTTTTGTCCATGGAGCCTACGTCGTTTTGACGTGCGCGGAGCCAGCCTCGTTTTCCGTGCGCAAGGCTGGCCTAGATTTGTGTGACGTATCCCTCCTCGTTTCTCATGCGCGGAGCTCGCCTTGTTTTGCGTGCTGGAAGCCCGTCCCGTTTTCTTGAGCCTAGCCCTCCTTGTTTTGTGTATCAAGATTCGCCTCGTTTTGCATGAGTAGAGTCTGCCTCATTTTGCTTGCGTCGATCCCGCCTAAAACCCTActttttgacaaaaatgcaaAACTTCACAGTGGGGCAACTTAATTTCTAAAACTTCACAGAGGGGTTACTTATCAACTAAGTCTAAGACCACTATTCCGAATGTTTAGCGGTTCTTCTAGTGCCAATTTTGACTTGACTGGCAGCATACTTGACGAGCAAAGGGAAATCAGAGAACTTCTTCACAATTTTGATCCTCCAATGTCGATATCAACTAGACGACAACGTCGACAAGCATTTAAAGAAAAACTGCAACAAGGAATTCTACGTCATGATGATATTGATGTCTCATTCGAAAGTTTTCCATATTACCTAAGGTGCAGCAATTTgccttttttattattattgtggATCAGATCATCATATGATACTGAACTAGCTTCCCTTATTGTGATTGGTCCATATGTAGTTGGACTCTTATTGGTAAATTCTGCGCTCAGACCTTTCCtcattttgcatttttacaGTGAAACAACAAAGAAGGTTTTGATTGCATCCACCCACCCGAATTTGAGGTGTAGCAAGTTTGGAAAATATTTTTCATCACTACCTACCGGGAGCCCGCGCATATTATTATCTGGTCCAGCAGGTGCTTCTgccattttaatttttacacACAGGCTTGTAATTTTGTGGTTGATGATGCTTGTAAATTctgaaatttttatattttctttttctttccttgttaattcattatgtttttattttaataattcttTTGTAGGTTCTGAGATATATCAGGAAACCTTGGCAAAGGCACTCGCGAAACATTTTGGCGCTAGATTACTAATTGTAGATTCCTTCATGGCCCTTTTTTAACTAGAATCTTGTTTGCTTACAAGCATATCTTCTCCTTCTGTTGTTGTTGATCTACTTTTTTCTAGCAGTTTTCTTTGTCATTTCAGGAATTCAAGTTTAGAATTGTGGATTTTTCTTCTTAATAGGTTGAGGCACCACCGCCCAAGGATTCTGATTCTGTTAAAGAAGTACCAAGGCTTGAAAGATTTTCCACATTTACGAAACGAGCAGCTCGTGCAATCCGTGAACTTCTTGAGGTACTCATCTCCTTGCACTTTTCTGGAGGtgatgatattaacaatcttgCAATCGGTGAACTTCTTGAGGTACTCATCTCCTTTACACTAACAGGAGCTCCCTTTACTGTACCAATATAGTTGCTGTTAATTTGGTATTAATATCTACACCAATGTTGTGCAGGCGGCAACCAATGAGAGTAAAAGTCTTCCTATGATAGTGTTTTTGAAAGATATAGAAAAGGTTATGGCAGGTAACCCATATGCATATAGTGTCTTGAAGAGTAAGCTTGCAAACTTGCCAGAGAATGTTGTTGTGATCGGCTCTCATACCCAGTTGGACAATCGCAAGGCAAAGGTAAGAGGCTCAGGATTTTATCAGTAAGCTGATTTTGAACTCACTATTGTAGTTTGACATTAACAGCTTTGCTTGATCTTGCTTTTCCGGTCTGTGAATTTCCATTAtcttttccattttatttttcttggtgGCATGTAATGCTAATGCAAGTTTTAACCACTCATATCAACATCTGTAATCATGCTTATTCTGATTTCGATTTGTAGACCTTGACAACTGTGCAAAGTGCATTACTTTCTTTGCCTTCGATGAGTGAGAGCAAGTCTTCAGTTTTTACTCTGTAACTAAATTTTAATctgattaatttaattttcaattcgcTTTCTGTTTGATTTACATTGAACTCGGTCTCACTTTCTCTTGCAAATGAACACAAATTCCTCAAGGTCAATTGAAACAGTCTGATGAGGGGGCTTTGTTCacattgaaatataaaattCAATAATACTTTGCCCTCTTTTTCGTAGACGATGATACTTTTCTTCTGAAAAACCAAGATGACACATTTATTGATGGTGTTCAGGATAACCTTGGTGGTAGACTGCATGATAGGAGTAAAGAAACTCCTAAAACTAAGGAGCAAGTTCAACTCTCTCGGATTTTCACCAACACAGTGACCATACAGCTGCCCCACGTAGTCAGCCTTTTTTCTTATATGGTCATTGTGCTACTTGTTATTGCTTGCATGAGGTAATATTTGTCGGCTATCCTGGCAGGATGATGCTTTACTTTCGGACTTGAAGCAGCAGTTGGAACGTGatgttgaaactttgaaatCGCAGTCTAATATTGTTACCATTCGCTCAGTAAGTACATCTGATCACATCTTCTTTTTGTTCCTATTGTTCTTTCCCTTATTGAAGGATGTGAAGATTGTGCACATGTGCTTTCTAATGCTAACCGTGATTCATTTCTCTGTTGACATATTTTTAGTTGGCAGTTTAGTGGCCAATGTAATGTGTTTAGTGCTTTCGATGCTATTCCTGTATATTTTCATAAGGCTGATGTTTTCAGGTTCTTAACCGAGTTTCTGTGGATTGCCCTGACCTTGAAAGTCTGTGCATTAAAGATCTAGTGCTTACAACTGAAAGTGCGTTTTCTTGAACTCAAATTTTGTAGTGCAGAACATTTTGCAGGGAATATTGACTTTAATATTCACTTATGCGATTCATTGTATAATCTTTTCGTCAACAGgtgttgacaaagtagtaggCTGGGCTGTTAGTCACCATCTTATGCATTGTTCAGACGCTTTAGTTAAAGATGACAAACTTGTTATTTCTACTGAAAGGTTGTACAATTTATTAGGACAGTGTAGCTTAAATATACCGTCTattctgttttcttttcatattttttatggTTCTATGCTACAGTCTTAGGGATGGACTAAACATTCTACAAGGCATTCAAAACGAAAACAAGAGCATAAAGAAATCACTTAAGGTAAGTTGATATTGTGGGGAAGTACCACAAATGCCTTGCTTCCGGCTTCCTGAAGATGAAATGTAAAATAGATTTTCTATAATCAGGAAAGTAAGTGTATGTTGTATTGGATTTAACCCCATGATGATTCAGGATGTGGTTACTGGAAATGAATTTGAGAGAAAACTTCTTGCTGATGTTATTCCACCGAGCGATATTGGGATTACTTTTGATGACATCGGGGCCTTGGAAAATGTGAAGGACACCCTAAAGGAGTTGGTGATGCTTCCTCTTCAGAGGCCTGAATTATTTAGCAAGGGACAGTTGACTAAGGTAGAAATATGGCACACTTTTCATTTTTCCCCTTTGGAAAGTGAAACAGTTCTATGTTGGTGCTTCTTTTCTTTCATGTTTCCTATCTGATTATCGTTACTTATTCTACAGCCTTGTAAAGGAATCTTGCTATTTGGTCCTCCGGGTACTGGAAAGACTATGCTTGCAAAGGCTGTTGCAACTGAAGCTGGTGCAAACTTTATTAACATATCAATGTCAAGTATTACTTCAAAGGTATTTTTGCATATTATCGTGGTTGTTGGAACTTGGATAAACATTTTGTGACAACTATTGAATCGAATATGACCCCTTTAACTTTTGGTGCAGGGGTTTGGGGATGGAGAGAAGTACGTTAAAGCGGTGTTCTCCTTAGCTAGTAAAATTGCCCCTAGTGTTGTTTTTGTAGATGAGGTTGGTTCATTAAATTCTATCTATTTGCGCTGTCCAGGGAAcctttttctttagttttctcATTTGGAAGATGTGAGTTATACAAAGAGTTTTCTGGAACTGTTTTATAAGCTGACATGGTGGGCTAGTTTGCCTCGGTTATTAAACTACAGCAGTGTAGGACACTAGTGGATGGCACGGCCATGCAAGATACCATGTCAGTTTATGAGAGTGTTTATTCCCgtccaattttattttttttatggctaCCATCATAGGTTGACAGCATGTTAGGCAGACGTGAAAATCGTGGGGAACATGAGGCTATGCgtaaaatgaaaaatgagttcATGGTTAACTGGGATGGTCTGCTTTCAACGGATAAAGAACGTGTATTGGTACTTGCTGCTACTAATAGGCCTTTTGACCTTGATGAGGCTGTTATTAGGAGGCTTCCGAGGAGGTAAAATCGCACGCATGTTTGCCTGTTGTGCTGCTACTGCATCTGTTATATGTCAACGCAAGTATATTGACTTCCTGCGTACAAAATTGATTCTTTGTGCAGATTCATGGTGAACTTGCCAGATGCCCAGAACAGAGAAAAAATGCTGAGAGTTGTATTGGCCAAAGAAGATTTGGATCCTGACGTTGATTTGGAAGCAGTTGCAAATATGACAGATGGGTATTCGGGAAGTGACTTAAAGGTTGCCTACTAATTTTTATGAAACCCATCTAAGCTTTTTACATACgtagttttatttttgttggttATATTCTATGtagttttattttctcttaTGTAATGGATTGTGTCCCGATTGTTGTGGTTGCAGAATCTGTGTGTTGCTGCAGCACACCTCCCCATTAGGGAAATTttagagaaagagaaaaaggtCGGTTTTCTGGGCAGTATTAACAAAAATACAAAGCCCTTATTGATTTTTGAACTTGAAGTGGTGTGGTTGGTTACTGCAACTAAGTAGTTCTTTCTCCACGTTTCGCAGGAGGGAAGTTTAGCTTTGGCGGAGAACAGGCCTGTACCGGAGTTGTACTGCAGTACCGACATTCGTCCTTTGAAGATGGAGGACTTCAAACATGCGCATGAGCAGGTACGTTGTGACCTAATAATACAATACGGGGTTTTGGCTTCTTGTAGTATTCTACCGTGGTCGGAAGTGTTCGGTTGCGTTCCGGATCATTGGCTGTCTAATATTGAATTCAATGCaggtgtgtgcaagtgtgtcttCGGAGTCGACAAACATGAGTGAGCTCCTCCGATGGAATGACCTATACGGCGAAGGCGGATCAAGAAAGAAGACGTCTCTCAGCTATTTTATGTAGAATAGGTATTTTTTCGGTGTATAGAAGttgttggttttgtttattCGTCTTTATCGAGCTTGTAAGGCGTGGCAAGATATCCATGGAAATCCCGTCCAAGGTCACGCCCCCATTTGTACGATATATAtaggtttttttcttcttctgtttcGCCTTTCATTCGATTTATATTTAACATCTCTGTTAGGAATGTCGTTCCCAGTTCATATGCAGTTATCTGACTTAGCCTTTTCTCTTTGTTATGTTTCATATATGAGTGCTTGTATAGGTATGATAGAGATGATGCGAAGTCGTGTTATTGGAAGTACGCCTGACAATTTTTTTCATGACTTGGTAACCCGATACGAAACAACTTGAAAATAACAAGTTTTGAGTTGATTTGTTAACGACTTGCGTTGTTGTGGGTCACCCGTTAATGAGTTGAGTAGTATTGGGTCACTCGTTAAGAACTCGATATCGTTGTCAGATTTAGACATTAGGTAGAGTACTTTCTTGCATGATCATTTAACCTGACACAAAATAACATAACCATTTAACAAATTGAGTCGTTATTGAATCACATATTGAAGAATCCGTTAAGGTAACGAGTCTGCTTTTGTTAACCAAAtgtagaaaaataataataataataatctgaATGTTCGAATTGACGATGGAAGAGGCCGGCATGGCGGGTGAGTGAATAGCCTTCGCATGCTCTTTTCCCTCGTCTACTACACAATGTTCCACAAATTGCATGGAAGCTTTTCTTGGATATTCTTGTTGCAATAGGAGCAAAATGTTTGACAACAGTTCAAACATGATTACTCCATAAGTCAAGTTGGGACGGGCAGTGTTTGTCTCCACACCTTGGTTTAAAACAAGTCGTCTCAATGCAAATTGAGgcttaagacaaaaataaaatgaacgTTATTTTCGTATTTTCTATGTAGTATACTCGTTCCACAtcttaataaattattttaaaataattaatataatt
Encoded proteins:
- the LOC103449260 gene encoding uncharacterized protein isoform X2, which translates into the protein MFSGSSSANFDLTGSILDEQREIRELLHNFDPPMSISTRRQRRQAFKEKLQQGILRHDDIDVSFESFPYYLSETTKKVLIASTHPNLRCSKFGKYFSSLPTGSPRILLSGPAGSEIYQETLAKALAKHFGARLLIVEAPPPKDSDSVKEVPRLERFSTFTKRAARAIRELLEVLISLHFSGGDDINNLAIGELLEAATNESKSLPMIVFLKDIEKVMAGNPYAYSVLKSKLANLPENVVVIGSHTQLDNRKAKDNLGGRLHDRSKETPKTKEQVQLSRIFTNTVTIQLPHDDALLSDLKQQLERDVETLKSQSNIVTIRSVLNRVSVDCPDLESLCIKDLVLTTESVDKVVGWAVSHHLMHCSDALVKDDKLVISTESLRDGLNILQGIQNENKSIKKSLKDVVTGNEFERKLLADVIPPSDIGITFDDIGALENVKDTLKELVMLPLQRPELFSKGQLTKPCKGILLFGPPGTGKTMLAKAVATEAGANFINISMSSITSKGFGDGEKYVKAVFSLASKIAPSVVFVDEVDSMLGRRENRGEHEAMRKMKNEFMVNWDGLLSTDKERVLVLAATNRPFDLDEAVIRRLPRRFMVNLPDAQNREKMLRVVLAKEDLDPDVDLEAVANMTDGYSGSDLKNLCVAAAHLPIREILEKEKKEGSLALAENRPVPELYCSTDIRPLKMEDFKHAHEQVCASVSSESTNMSELLRWNDLYGEGGSRKKTSLSYFM
- the LOC103449260 gene encoding uncharacterized protein isoform X1: MFSGSSSANFDLTGSILDEQREIRELLHNFDPPMSISTRRQRRQAFKEKLQQGILRHDDIDVSFESFPYYLSETTKKVLIASTHPNLRCSKFGKYFSSLPTGSPRILLSGPAGSEIYQETLAKALAKHFGARLLIVEAPPPKDSDSVKEVPRLERFSTFTKRAARAIRELLEVLISLHFSGGDDINNLAIGELLEAATNESKSLPMIVFLKDIEKVMAGNPYAYSVLKSKLANLPENVVVIGSHTQLDNRKAKDNLGGRLHDRSKETPKTKEQVQLSRIFTNTVTIQLPHVDDALLSDLKQQLERDVETLKSQSNIVTIRSVLNRVSVDCPDLESLCIKDLVLTTESVDKVVGWAVSHHLMHCSDALVKDDKLVISTESLRDGLNILQGIQNENKSIKKSLKDVVTGNEFERKLLADVIPPSDIGITFDDIGALENVKDTLKELVMLPLQRPELFSKGQLTKPCKGILLFGPPGTGKTMLAKAVATEAGANFINISMSSITSKGFGDGEKYVKAVFSLASKIAPSVVFVDEVDSMLGRRENRGEHEAMRKMKNEFMVNWDGLLSTDKERVLVLAATNRPFDLDEAVIRRLPRRFMVNLPDAQNREKMLRVVLAKEDLDPDVDLEAVANMTDGYSGSDLKNLCVAAAHLPIREILEKEKKEGSLALAENRPVPELYCSTDIRPLKMEDFKHAHEQVCASVSSESTNMSELLRWNDLYGEGGSRKKTSLSYFM